GAAGAGATGGCGCGTATCATGGGACAAAGCGCCGTCGAAGAAAAGACCCTGATGCAGATCATTCGTGAGACACCCGGAGAATTTCCGGCAGACCTCTCTCTTTTCGTCATGGGGAAGCGCTCATGGGATGGAGGGGACCCCGTCAAGGCTTCCAGGTTTTTTGAGAAGTTTCATTCCCTGTTTCCTGCTCATCCGCTGCTCGGTGAAGCAAAGAACTATATGGAGCAGGGGGCGCGCCTTGCATCACTTTCTCACATGCGGATCGGGTGCATTCTCCCTCTTTCAGGCAGGCAGAAGGAAATCGCAAATCAGGTCCTTCATGGAATTCAATTTTCAGTGGACAGGCTGAACGCCTCATTTCTTGAGAAAAGGATCGAACTGGTCATCAGGGATTCGGAGGAGACCCCCGAGAAGGCCAAGGCTGAAATGGAGAACCTGGCCGCTGATCCGGATGTCATTGCCGTGATCGGACCCCTGATGAGCCGTTCGGTGATGGAGGCCGCCTCGGTAGCGGAAAATGCCCATCTGCCGGTCATCACACCGGCGGCGGCCGCAAAAGAGATTGCAAAAACCGACGGCTATATCTTCCGGAATGCCATGACCAACTCGGCACAGGCCAAGGCCATCGCCGAGTACGCCGTGAGGAATCTCGGCCTGCATACCTTTGTCGTGCTCTATCCGGATGACTATTATGGAACGGAACTCAACGGTTCCTTTGTGAAGCAAGTCACGGCCCTTGGAGGGAATGTCGTCTGTTCAATTTCTTACAAGAGGGGCGCCGTGGATTACAGGCCCCAGATTCAGAGCATGATCCGGAAGGATCTGCAGATGACGCTTTCCCGGAACGCCGATATGCTCGCACAGGATCAGGACAGTATCAAGGAATGGTCAAGAAACTATTTTCCGGGTTTTGATGCGGTTTACCTGCCGGGTTATGCCGAAGATGTGGGGTTGATTGCCCCTCAACTGGCCTACTACAATATTTCATCCGTACAGCTTCTGGGGAGCCACAACTGGAACTCCGTCGAACTCATCCGCCGTGGCGAACGTTTTGTGGAAGGGGCCGTCTTCACCGATGGTTTCTTTGCAGAGAGTCCGCATACGGATATCGCAGAATTCGTGGAGGGATACCGCAGGACATACGGGGAGGAACCCACTCTTTTTTCCGCGCAGGCTTATGACGCGGCTGAGATGATCCTTCAGACTCTGTACAGAGGGGGGAAATCCAGGGAGGATATCCGCAAAGGGCTGCTGGCTCAGAAGAACTTTCCAGGCATCTCCGGCCTGACCCATGTGCACGCCTCCGGGGATATGGAGAAAGAACTCTTCTTGATCCGAGTGGAGAACGGCTCTTTCCGGCAGATCAATTAAAATCAAAAATTAAAGATCTAAAATACGATCTTTAATTTTTGATATAACTTTAGAAGCATTCAACATGGAATAAGGAACAGAAATGAGAATGGATCTAACAGGCAAAACTCCATGGCGCTATTATGATACCGGATCTTCCGATGCTTACACCAATATGGCCATGGACGAGGTTCTTCTCAAGAAGATGCGGAGACCGGATGCCCTTCCCATTCTCAGGGTTTACACCTGGTCCATGCCGTCCATTTCCGTGGGATATTTCCAGAACGTGATGGATGACTTCGATCTCACCCTTTGTAAGGAACGCGGCTTGCCCCTGGTTAGACGCCTTACGGGCGGGCGGGCCGTGTTCCACGACCACGAATTGACGTACAGTATGATCCTTCCCGGGTCGTACCCGTCGCTGCCAAGGGGTTTGCTGGATAGTTACAGATATCTCAGCCGGGGACTTCTTCTCGGACTCAGGGAACTCGGGGTTGAACCCGAGCTGGCCGCCCTCAAGGATATGAAGGAAGGGCGGAGGGGCCGGGCTCTCAAGTCGCCCAACTGTTTTGCCTCTTCCTCCTGGTATGAGATGACGGCCGGCGGGAAAAAGATCGTGGGGAGCGCGCAGAAACGGACGCCGTACGGGATCCTCCAGGAGGGATCCATTCTGATTTCGACCCTGCGCTTCAGAGCGTTCAGTGAATTGTTCCGAAAGCGTCCGGATCGGATGGATTCGGGCGGGTACCGGGAGGATGAGTATCCCATGACCTCTTTGACAGAGATCTTACGGGGGGATTGCCCTGTGGACCGGGTTAAACAGGCGCTCTTGCAGGGGTTTATCAACGCCTACGGCATTCATTTCCAAAAGACAAGGATCACCCGGGAAGAGAGGCGCTCAGCCTATGAACTGGTTGATGCCCGATATGGAAGAGATAGCTGGAATTTGTATGGAAAATACAAACTTTTAGGCGAAAAACCTGAACAGAATCGTCCTTGACACAAAAAGGAGTAGCATGATATTCTTTTTATAAGGTGATACGGGGCAGTTGGATTCATAATTCTTTGATTTTAAAGAAGTTTTAAGCCGGTTCGATCTTTTTGCCCATCTGATCCATTTAAAAATATTCGTTTTCACATTTGTCCTGATTTGTGACCATCGGAGAGACAAGGCAGGGGTATAAAGGGTGTTTCATGGGTTTGTTCGGCAGCGGTAAGAACAAGGAAGAAAAACAGAAAAATAAGGTGATCCAGAAGGCACAGAAATATGCGCAAAAAGGCCAGATTGAAAATGCCGTGGCCGAATGGGCAAGTCTTCTGAAGAACAAGGCTGAGGATGCCAACATCTACAATACCATCGGTGACCTTTATCTGAAGGGAAACCTGAAGGATAAGGCCATCGAGTCCTACCGAAAAGCGTGCAAGAGCTACACGGATTCCGGATTCGCTCTCAAGGCCATCGCCGTCAATAAAAAGGTCTTGAAGATCGACCCCAACGATCTGGACTCCATGATGTCCATGGCCCATCTGCATAAAGAGCGTGGTATGGTGGCCAACGCCAAGGAGTGCTACCTCGCCATTGCCGAATACCATATCCGGACCGGGTCGCATGATAAAGCCCTTGAGGCCTACCAGAAGATCGTGGATATGGACCCCAAGAATCTCAAGGTTAAGGTGAGCCTCGCCGAACTCTATCTAAAAGAGGAGATGGCGCAGGAAGGGTCCAAGATCTATGGAGAGGTGATCGGAGCGCTTCTTGAAGAGTCGAGGTATGACGAAGCGGAGAAACTCTGCAAGAAGCTGGAGGGGAGCCTCGGTTCACCCGGCGCGAACCTGAAATACATGGTCCAGATCCATCTGGCTCAAAACCGAGTGGACGAGGCATCGGTCTGCGCGAAACAGCTGGAAGAACGCGGCGAACAGGATTCCGAAACCGCTGTGTACAATGCTGAAATCCTCATCCGGAAAGGTCATGCCAAGGAAGGGATCGACGCCCTCAGAAAGATCGACAGGAGCGCCGTCACTGAATTTGTCCTCCTGAAGATTTTCCGCCATCTCCTGGCCGCCGGTGAGACGGATCAGGCATTGGATGTTTTAAATGAGATTGCCGAAAAATATCTGGCGTCCAACCGTTTTGAAGAGCTATGCCGGTTGTACCAGCAGGTCATAGATCATGATCCCGACCACCTGAAGGTGCGTCAGCAAATGGTGGATCTCCTGAAGAAGATGAAACGGGATCAGGATCTCATCCAGCAATACAAGGAGATGGGAAGGATTTATGCCTCATCGGGTCATCAAGAGGAGGCTAGGAACATCTACGAGAAAGTCATGTGCATGATTCCGGAGGATATTGAGACGAAGGCCCTGCTCAAGGGCATGAACAGAGACGTCTCTCCCGGCGGCGCCATAGAATTCGACGGGACGGTGATCAGCCCGGCATCGGAAGGCGGCGCCGAAACGGCCGAAGAGGAGAACGTCTATGCCATCGATGATAAGATGGAGATCGAAACCTTTGCGGCCGGCATCAACGAGCCCGAAGTCTTAGGCACGGAGGCCCCAGCGGAGGCGCCTGCGTCTTCAGGAGACGCCGGTGATGAGATCGAGGTGATCAAGGAGAGCGGTGAGGATCAGGAAACCTTCCTGACGGATAACATCACCGAAGCCGACGTCTACATGAAATACGGACATATGAAGAAGGCCATCGTTCACCTCGAGAAGAATCTTGAGTCGGCCCCCAAACATATCCCTACGCATGAAAGACTTCTTCAGATCTTCATTGAACAGGGGAATATCCAGGAGCAGATCAACACCTTGATGATCCTTGCAAAACTGTATCTGGCGCAGGGTGAACACAAAAAGTCTGAAGAGGCCCTCAACGAAATCCTGGTTCTCGATCCTGGAAACGAGGATGCAGTGAGAAGTCTCAAAGAGGGGCCCATGGCCCTCTCATCCAACGCCACGGATGAAGCGGAAGCGCCCAGGGAGGCGGAGAGCTTTGAATTTGAATTTGATGACAAGGGAAAAGCCGGGGCCGGTCCGGGTCAGGAAGAGGCGGACGCCCCGAAGGAGAAAGCAGGGGATGCGGAGCCCATAGACGATCTCCTTGATGAGGCTGACTTTTATCTTCAGAACGGCATGATAGACGAGGCGCGTGCTGTCTATGAAAAAATTCTGAATCTCCACCCGGATCGTACAGACGTCGCCGGGAAACTCAAGGAGATCTCAGGGAATGGGGATAAGGAAAGTCCTGCCCCGGATGAGATGTCCAAGATGTTCTCGGAAGTCGCCCTGGAGTTCGGCGGCAAAACACCCGTTCCCACGGGATCGGCGGAAGACGACCTGACCTCGATCAAGACGGGGATCCCGGGAGAAGAGGCGCCGTCTCCAATGGTTGATGACTTCAATAGCTTCGCCGAGGCGCTCCGCCAGGAAGTCGACGGTACACTGTCCGGGGAGGACCATGGGACCGGAGCATCATCCGGCGACGCGGATGACATGCTGGATTTCAGCTCCGAACTCCGCAGGGAGGTTGAAGATTCACTCGCTTCCACCGGGGAGGTGTTTGGTGATCATGATGTCATGGATATCTTCAACGAGTTCCGGGAGGGGGTTCAGAGAGAACTCGGTGATGAAGATCATGAGACGCACTACAACCTCGGAATCGCCTACATGGAAATGGGGCTGATTGATGAAGCCTGTGAGGAATTTTCCATCGCATCCCGAGATTCCGGGCGCCTCATGGATTGTCTGACCATGATCGGTCTCTGTTATACCCAGAAGGGAGAATTCCATAAAGCCCTTGCGGAACTGGAGAGAGGCCTCACGGTTCAGGGCCGCAGCGATGAAGAATACAACAGCATCCGGTATGAAATCGCGAAGGTTTCCGAACTTCTGGGAAACAAGGAGAGGGCCGTCAAGGAGCTGCTGGATATCCATGAAAACAATCCCGGCTACCGGGATTTGCAGGCGAAACTGAAGGCCTTCGGCGTCAAGACCGATGACAGGCCCCTCGTCAAGAAAAAGTTCCGGGATAAGAAAAACAAAGTCTCTTACCTTTAAGTCATGGGACCAGGTTTGAGACCCTCATACCAGGGAGAAACATAAAAAGAGATGAGTTTGCTGGAGTTTTACGGGATCAAGGGACAACCCTTCTCTAATGCGCCCGACAACAGGTTCTACTTCAACAGCGAGCAGCACTCTCATGCCCTGCTCCGCCTGAAATATGCCGTGGATTCCATGAAAGGCCTCGCAGTCCTCATCGGTGACATCGGCACAGGGAAGACCACCCTCGCGAGGAGAATGCTGGACGAACTCCCTGAAGAGGAGTATGAATCCGCCCTGCTCATCATCATTCATTCGTCTGTCACGGCGGAATGGCTTCTGAAAAAAATATCGGTCCAGCTCGGCGTCAAGGACGTAGCGGATACCAAGATGGAGATCATCAGTCAGCTTTACCAGCGTCTTGTGCAGATCCATGAAGCAGGGAAAAAGCCCGTGGTCCTGATCGACGAGGCGCAGATGCTGAACAGCCGGGACCTGATGGAAGAGTTCCGGGGCCTTCTCAACATCGAGAACACGGATGGGAAACTTCTCTCTCTGATCTTCTTCGGGATGTCAGGCCTGAATGACTGCCTGGCCCTGGATCCTCCCCTGCAGCAAAGGGTGGCCGTCAAGTACAAGCTTAAATCTTTGGACGCCGATGCCACCGAAGCGTATATCCGGCACCGCCTGAGCATTGTCGGGTGTGAGACGGACCTCTTCACTCCCGAGGCCTATCGTTCCATTTACGAACACTCCCATGGGATCCCGCGCCTGATCAATACCATCTGTGACAATGCCTTGTTCGAAGGTTTTCTCGTCAAAAAGAAAGTCGTTGGCGAGGATCTGATCCAGGAGGTCGCCGAGGAACTGGATCTCGAGAAAAAGCCGGTCGGCATGCTCCGGGAGACCGACGAGGAGATCGATCACATTATTGAACGGATCGGAGAAGAGACAAAATCATAAATCATGATCTTTTCAAACCGGGCCTTGGTCTTGTTGTAGACCCAGAGGTTCCAGACTCCGGAGGGGAAGCGGTGGTTGGCCCGGTCGCCGGTCTGCGTGCCGTCATGGCAGTTCCCGATGACATGAATCTCATTGGATGATCGTTACAGCTTCGGCCCGCCTTCGGAAGTTAAACTCTTGTGAAAATTTTTAGCAAAATTCATGACGAAATGGAGACTTTTTTGCACTTCGGGGTCCCGGGCGGTTTTAAGAAGTCCTATAATCCCTTTCTTGTAAGGCTCTTCCTTCATGTCTGACATGGTCTCCTGAACACCTTCCACCATGGCTCCGATCAGTTCCTGTACCTGCGGATTCATGATCCTGCTTACGAAGTTTTCAAACATGGAAAGCATTCGTTCCACAATGCTGTCTGTAAAGGCATGGGTGGCGGAACCCATGAAGGTGGCCATCTGGGTGAGAATCTCAAGGCTTCCGGAGTTGATCAGTTCCTGAAGCGCCGGCATGACCCGGATGACGTCGGCTTTTACAACCTCGTCACCGATCTCGATCAGTTTTCCCATAGTGTCCGAGGACCGCTCAAGAAGGGTGTCGGTCATGGAATTCTTGGCCGCTGCGGCAAAGGAGGCCATCTGGGTCAGGGCGTCCAATGCCCCGCTGCTGTGGAGTTCGGTGATCTTGGAAATGGAGGTCCTGATCGCATCAAAGACCTCGGGCTTGGCGATTTCACTGGCCAGCGCACCGATCGGCTCCAGGATGGAGGCCATCCGTTCGATCATGGGATCGGTCTGGGAGTCCTGATAGGCCCCGATGGTCCTGGTGACTTCGCTTAGA
The DNA window shown above is from Nitrospirae bacterium CG2_30_53_67 and carries:
- a CDS encoding AAA family ATPase, translating into MSLLEFYGIKGQPFSNAPDNRFYFNSEQHSHALLRLKYAVDSMKGLAVLIGDIGTGKTTLARRMLDELPEEEYESALLIIIHSSVTAEWLLKKISVQLGVKDVADTKMEIISQLYQRLVQIHEAGKKPVVLIDEAQMLNSRDLMEEFRGLLNIENTDGKLLSLIFFGMSGLNDCLALDPPLQQRVAVKYKLKSLDADATEAYIRHRLSIVGCETDLFTPEAYRSIYEHSHGIPRLINTICDNALFEGFLVKKKVVGEDLIQEVAEELDLEKKPVGMLRETDEEIDHIIERIGEETKS